One stretch of Natranaerovirga pectinivora DNA includes these proteins:
- a CDS encoding GNAT family N-acetyltransferase, which yields MNIDIVQVGIEDKEVLRNLLEKYNYEFSQYNNRDVNKLGLYGYDYLDNYWTEKNRWAFFIVVDDHLAGFIMVNDYPEVQEEKTDYTLAEFFIMLKYRRCGIGKYAAYKVFDMFKGRWQLKRHPKNLASVYFWDKVVRDYTKGNYRLVKSYQGTEYEDGTLGDIFFFKN from the coding sequence ATGAATATTGATATTGTTCAAGTTGGAATAGAGGATAAAGAAGTATTAAGAAACCTTTTAGAAAAATACAACTATGAATTCTCTCAGTATAATAATAGAGATGTCAACAAACTTGGTCTTTATGGTTATGACTACTTAGACAATTATTGGACAGAGAAAAATCGGTGGGCTTTTTTTATAGTAGTTGATGATCATTTAGCTGGGTTTATAATGGTTAATGACTATCCTGAAGTTCAAGAGGAAAAAACAGACTATACATTGGCAGAATTTTTTATTATGTTAAAGTATCGCAGATGTGGTATTGGCAAGTATGCAGCATATAAAGTGTTTGACATGTTCAAAGGCAGGTGGCAACTTAAAAGACATCCTAAGAATTTAGCTTCTGTATATTTTTGGGATAAAGTTGTTAGAGATTATACAAAGGGCAATTATAGGCTTGTAAAATCTTATCAAGGAACTGAATACGAAGATGGTACATTAGGCGATATATTCTTTTTTAAGAATTAA
- a CDS encoding GNAT family N-acetyltransferase: MNVISIKKHPEYKDRAIKYFQSKWASKNSMKVYEDCITNCITTSNPLPQWYLLMDNDNIIGCAGLITNDFISRMDLYPWVCAVYIEKEYRGNAYGSILLEQAKKDAKEGGFPHLYLCTDHIGYYEKYGFQYIGTGYHPWGDNSRIYGITL; this comes from the coding sequence ATGAACGTTATATCTATAAAAAAACATCCTGAATATAAAGACAGAGCAATTAAATACTTTCAAAGCAAGTGGGCAAGCAAAAATAGCATGAAAGTATATGAAGACTGTATAACAAATTGCATCACTACTTCTAATCCATTACCACAATGGTACTTATTGATGGATAACGACAACATAATTGGTTGTGCCGGTCTTATTACAAATGATTTTATTAGTCGTATGGATTTGTATCCTTGGGTTTGTGCTGTTTACATTGAAAAGGAATATAGAGGAAATGCATATGGTTCTATTCTGTTAGAGCAAGCAAAGAAAGATGCAAAAGAAGGTGGCTTTCCGCATCTGTATCTGTGTACAGATCATATTGGATATTATGAAAAATATGGATTTCAATATATTGGCACAGGATACCATCCTTGGGGAGATAACTCTCGTATTTATGGAATAACTTTATAA
- a CDS encoding methyltransferase family protein: MNGIKLNGLYRVSRNPMYIAYFICFIGCVLLTYSWILLMLVIVFQISSHWVILSEERWCIEKFGEEYIKYMNKVRRYI, encoded by the coding sequence ATGAATGGGATAAAGCTAAATGGGTTATATCGAGTATCCCGCAATCCTATGTACATAGCATATTTCATCTGTTTCATAGGGTGTGTATTACTTACATATTCATGGATATTACTTATGTTAGTAATAGTGTTCCAAATATCATCGCACTGGGTTATTCTTTCGGAAGAAAGATGGTGTATCGAAAAATTTGGAGAAGAGTATATAAAATATATGAATAAAGTGAGACGTTATATTTAG